Below is a window of Synechococcus sp. RSCCF101 DNA.
GCCGGGGGGCAGCGAGGAGACCTACACCAGTTATGTGGTCCCCGACGCCGACTGGGACTGGCTGGTGGCCGTGGTGGTGCCCGACCGGGAGCTGGCCAGGATCGCCCAGCCGCTGCGGCAGGCAACGCGACGGGTGCTGATCGGCCACCTGCCGGTGTTCACCCTGCTGCTGATGGCGGCCACGGCAGGAACCGGCTGGTGGCTGGCCCGGAGGATCCGCCGGCCGCTAACAACGCTGGCGGACTCAACGGCCGCTCTGGCCAGGGGCGAGGTGGTGCCCGAACTGGAGGTGCCCGGCAGCGAGGACGAGATCGACCAGCTGGTGCGGGGCTTCAATCAGATGGCTGCCGCCGTCGGGCGCAGGGAGGATCTGCTCCGGCGCAGGATCGAGGAATTGCAGGAGTCGCTTGATGTGCACGTGGACCGTGCCGGCGTCGACGCCCGCATGGATGAGCTGGATGCCTCCGGGCGGCTCGCCCATCTGGAATCCCGGGCCCGGCAGCTGCGGCGGGCCCGCTCGGCCCGCCGCCCCGATCAGCAGGCGACGTAGTCCTCCACGGCATCGCTGAGACGACGCAGACCCCGCAGGCCATCGCGCTCGAGATTGCGGACCCGGTCGCGGCTCATGTCGAGAACCCGGCCGATGCCGGTGAGGCTCATCGGCTCCTCCACGTCGATCCCGTACCGCATCTTCAGCACACGGCCCTGCAGGTCCGGCAGCTGCTCCAGCAGCGCACGCAGGTCCCCCTTCAGGCACTCACCATCCACCTGCTCGCTCAGCAGTTCCCCATCGCCGCTCAGCAGCTCCAGCAGCTCCGTGTCATCCCCGTCGCCCACCTTCATCTCCAGGCTCACCGGCTGACGCGCACGGCACATCAGCTCCTTCACCTCCTCCTCCGGCAGCTCCACCGACGCCGCCAGTTCCGTCACCGTCGGCGTCCGGCCCAGCTCCTGGCTCAGCTCACGCTGGCCGCGCTTCAGCTTGTTCAGCGTCTCGGTGATGTGGATCGGCAGCCGGATCGTGCGGCTCTTCTCCGCAATCGCCCGCGTGATCCCCTGGCGGATCCACCAGTACGCATAGGTGCTGAACTTGTAGCCACGCGTCGGGTCGAACTTCTCCACGCCACGCACCAGGCCGATCGTTCCCTCCTGGATCAGGTCCAGAAGCTCCATGTTCCGCTTGGTGTACTTCTTCGCCACGCTCACCACCAGGCGCAGATTCGCCGACACCATCCGCTCCTTGGCGCGGCGGCCCGCATGCAGCCGCCGCCGCAGCATCGGCACCGACAGCCCCGCCTCACGGGCCAGACGCTCCCGTGTCGGCTTCTCGCCGCTGCGCATCTCCAGCTCCTGCTCCATCTCCTCCAGCGCCATCAGCTCCTGCACCTGACGGCCCAGCGTGATCTCCTGCTCGTGCGACAGCAGCGGCACGCGGCCGATGTCCCGCAGGTAGCTCCGCACCAGATCACCATCCAGAGGCTGCACGCTGCGGGCCGCGGAACCCACGCTCCGCACGCTCTTCCGTTCGTTCGCTGCAGGGGCTGCTGTGACGACCATTGCCGAAACCTGTCGATGTGTGAAGCCTAACCTGAAGAAGTGTGAAGCTCCTCTCAGCAAAGCCGGATTGAGTAAAAACACTCAGCCGTGTCCCGACGGTCCTGCTTAAGAGGCTCCGTTGGCATCGCCCTCCTCAGGGCCGTCCTCAGGACACCGTCCACCACTGGAGCAGCCAGCCCGCGGTCTGCAGGTAGATGAACACGCCCGCCACGTCGGTGGCGGTGGTGATGAAGGGAGCGGACATCAGGGCCGGATCGAGCCCCATCCGATCGAAGAGCAGGGGCAGGGCCGCCCCGGCCGTGGCCGCCAGGATCGTGATCGCCATCAGGCTGATGCCGACGGCCATGCCCACCAATGGACCATCGCCGCGCCACCAGGCGAAGGGAACGACCAGCACGAGCATCAGCAGGCCCAGCAGCGCTCCAGCCGCCGCCTCCCGCCAGATGGCGCGGAACTTGCCGAGGGCCTGGATGCGCTGGGTGCTCAGGCCCCGGATCACCACCGTGGAGCTCTGGGCACCAACGTTGCCTCCGGTGCCGATCAGCAGGGGAATGAACGCTGCCAGAACCACCACCTTCTGGAGCACGTCCTCCCTCAGCGCGATCACCTCGGAGGTGAAGCCGTTGGCCACCACCAGCACGGAGAGCCAGACCACCCGGCGGCGGGCCACCGTAAACAGGTTGCTCTGGAAGTAGTCGTCCTCGTCGCCGGCCTGAACGGCGCCGGCCGCGTAGAGGTCGCGTGTGGCCTCCTGCTCGATCACGTCGATCACGTCATCGACGGTGACGATTCCCACCAGTCGCTGCTCCCGGTCCACCACCGGCAGAGCGAGGAAGTCGTAGCGCTGGATGCTTCGGGCCACCTCCTCCTGATCGGTGTCGGTGCTGACGCTCACCACCTCCCGGGTCATCACGTCCCCGATCCGGGCCTCCGGGTCGGCCATCACCAGATCGCGCAGGGAGATGATCCCGGTCAGATGGCGCTCGCCATCGGTCACGTACAGGCTGTACACCGTCTCGGTGTCGGCCGCCCGGCGACGCACGATCGTCAGCGCCTGATCGGCACTGTGGAATTCCTTCAGATCGATGAACTCGGTCGTCATCAGACGACCGGCGGTTCCCGACTCGTATCCCAGCAACTGGGCGGTCACACGGCGCTCGGCCGGGCTGAGCTCCATCAGCAGACGGCGCACCACCTTGGCCGGGAGTTCATCGAACAGCCGCACCCGGTCATCGGGTGACATCTCCTCCACCAGTTCCAGCACCTCGCCGGAGCGCAACCGTTCCAGCAGGCCCTGCTGCACGGTCGCGTCGAGATACTCGTAGACCTCGATCGCCTCGTCCTTGGCCAGCAGCCGGAAGGCGAGGGCCTGGAGGGTCTCGGGCAGGCCTCCGATCGCCTCGGCGATGTCCACAGGCTGGACCGGCTGCAGCAGCAGCTTGACCGCGTCATAGTTGCCGGCCCGCAGCATGGCCCGCAGCTGCTGGGTCACCAGTTCGGTGAGCTGCGTGCCGGTGACCGTGGCGGCGGCTGTGCCGGTCGCCGTCGAGCCGGAGACACTCCGGGTGGCCTCATCCATCGGCGTCCCTCCCCGGCTGAATCACTCTAGGTCGACCTCCGCGGCGCCAGGGACGCCTCTCTTACGGTCTGAATCTGTGATTCAGGGCGCAGCCCTGCTCCGCTTGAGACCATGACAGTGAATGTGAGCCAGGTGGTGGTGCGGACCCCCTCCGGCGCCGATCGATCCCTCGGCGATTACGCCGGCAAGGTGCTCCTGATCGTGAATGTGGCCAGCCGCTGCGGCTTCACCCGCCAGTACGCCGGCCTGCAGGCCCTGCAGGACAAATACGGCTCCCAGGGCCTGGTGGTGCTGGGATTCCCCTGCAACGACTTCGGCGCCCAGGAGCCTGGAACGCTGCCCGAGATCCAGCAGTTCTG
It encodes the following:
- a CDS encoding RpoD/SigA family RNA polymerase sigma factor, with the protein product MVVTAAPAANERKSVRSVGSAARSVQPLDGDLVRSYLRDIGRVPLLSHEQEITLGRQVQELMALEEMEQELEMRSGEKPTRERLAREAGLSVPMLRRRLHAGRRAKERMVSANLRLVVSVAKKYTKRNMELLDLIQEGTIGLVRGVEKFDPTRGYKFSTYAYWWIRQGITRAIAEKSRTIRLPIHITETLNKLKRGQRELSQELGRTPTVTELAASVELPEEEVKELMCRARQPVSLEMKVGDGDDTELLELLSGDGELLSEQVDGECLKGDLRALLEQLPDLQGRVLKMRYGIDVEEPMSLTGIGRVLDMSRDRVRNLERDGLRGLRRLSDAVEDYVAC
- a CDS encoding glutathione peroxidase: MTVNVSQVVVRTPSGADRSLGDYAGKVLLIVNVASRCGFTRQYAGLQALQDKYGSQGLVVLGFPCNDFGAQEPGTLPEIQQFCSTTYGASFELFDKVHASGSTTEPYTTLTKVEPAGDVAWNFEKFLVGRDGTVQGRFKSGVEPDSAELTAAIEAALAAAA
- the mgtE gene encoding magnesium transporter, encoding MDEATRSVSGSTATGTAAATVTGTQLTELVTQQLRAMLRAGNYDAVKLLLQPVQPVDIAEAIGGLPETLQALAFRLLAKDEAIEVYEYLDATVQQGLLERLRSGEVLELVEEMSPDDRVRLFDELPAKVVRRLLMELSPAERRVTAQLLGYESGTAGRLMTTEFIDLKEFHSADQALTIVRRRAADTETVYSLYVTDGERHLTGIISLRDLVMADPEARIGDVMTREVVSVSTDTDQEEVARSIQRYDFLALPVVDREQRLVGIVTVDDVIDVIEQEATRDLYAAGAVQAGDEDDYFQSNLFTVARRRVVWLSVLVVANGFTSEVIALREDVLQKVVVLAAFIPLLIGTGGNVGAQSSTVVIRGLSTQRIQALGKFRAIWREAAAGALLGLLMLVLVVPFAWWRGDGPLVGMAVGISLMAITILAATAGAALPLLFDRMGLDPALMSAPFITTATDVAGVFIYLQTAGWLLQWWTVS